The Mustelus asterias chromosome 1, sMusAst1.hap1.1, whole genome shotgun sequence genomic interval CTTTTGTCAAAGGGGAAATGTCCGAACTATTAGACACTTTGCCTTACAGGCCTTTCTGACGCTGGCAAGCGCTGCAGACTCAAGAAGCTTTACTAATCTTTATCACTCTAACGCTCTGCACGAGGATCGGTTTGAACGTTTCGAATCGCAGTGCAagtcaaaggaaaaaaaaagccaAGTTTGTTTAAAACAAAACCCTAGATAACACTGGCTATCTTAGAATCCCCATATTCACCAAACACAAATCTTAAGATTGTTTACATGATAGGTTGATGATGTGTGCAGCGTGGAATTAAAATCTAGCGTTTAGCAAAATAACATGACCGCTGTTAATTAAGTTGGATATTTACAGAGAACAAAAGGCACGTTTTTTTCAGTCATAGTAAATTTTATTATTTTAAGACGGGAAATAATGCAGAGCGCACGCTTTCATAAGAGGGATACAACTCCAGATGCACTATCCTGAACCGAGCCATCCTTTGTCGCGGTAGTGTTGGTGCTGCGGGtgtttaaacattcattcctaatttttaaaaaaaatcctggaTCCATTCAGGAGAAACTATTAACCAGTTATAATTTTAAACGCTGCTATTACAAAAAAAAGCCTGCAATAAGATCGCCCACACTAATCACTACTAAATATCAAAAAGAACGGAAAGTGCTAAATTCTTACCCCTCTACTGTTCGGATATAATCACATATCGAAATGTTTTGAGATTGGGGCAAATTTCTTCACAACATCACCCAAAGCAGTCTGCCAGAGAATGTTAAATGTTCTGCTCTTTCCTGGGCTGTTCTTAACCAGGAAGTACAATAAAACAATATATATCTCTATAGAGACAACCCACAGTTCCTCTATGGTTCATACATTCAACGCACATTGCTTCGCAAACAAGAAAGAAAATAATGTCCAACCGAGGCAAAACTTGGAGGTTCTCTTCGGTTGAAGTTGAGACATGAGTGTTGTCGGCACCGTCTCCTCTGCTTGTCCCTCTCCGGCAGTCTCTCATTATTTGAAACTGGATTCGAATTAAATATCAAAGACATGGATACCATGAAAACTCCATCTGCTGAACCCAGTCTGCAGCTTATACTTAAAACCAAAGGCAAATAAATACTGTAGTTCTAAGGGCGCGTGTTTGAaacttttgttctttttttaaaaaaaatctattgaGTTCCTGTGCAAGCGGCGACTGCCCATGCAGGCAGGCAGTAAGTGAAGGGGTAGTACTGGTAAGACGGCTGGAGTGAAAGCAGTGACGGTCTGAGCAATTCTCCTGGGTTGTACTGTCTTTGATCGTCCCGGATTAACACTTTCACCGCCACTTTCTTTGCTGCTGGGGCCGAAGCCATCAGGTCAGCGGCGAGCTGTCGGCGTTTGGTTTTGTAGCGGCGGTTCTGGAACCAGATTTTAACCTGAGTTTCGGTGAGTTTGAGAGAGGCGGCCAGGTCCGCCCGCTCGGGACCAGACAGATATCTCTGGTGGTTGAAGCGGCGTTCGAGCTCAAATACCTGAGCATGAGAGAAGGCTGCCCGGGAGCGTTTCTTTCTCTGTTTGGGCTGATCCGGGCTCTGGTCAGATTTACAGTCTTCCTCAACGAGGCTCGGAGCTGCGGAGTGAAGAATAATATCTTAACTGAATAGTATTCATCTTTCTATCTAATCCATCCAGAGGCCATTTAATCTCTACATTGCAGCGGGTGACTTCTTAATTAAAACGTTTGCAAACAATCTGGAGTTTTAAACCAAAGCGTTAAATGTGAAATTCTCGGGTCACTAACTTAATTTATTTCGAGATTGCTTAGGGAATCAATGGTTAGAAAGCTTGTATGTGGATGCAAGAGTTATGGAGTTAAATCGCAGAGACTTATTAGCGAATAAATGGATATTGTATGCTACCTGATAAATGCTCTGACATTCCCCCGTTACACAGATAGTCCTGAGCATCACTCCTCTCGGTCTCCTCGCTCAGACTTCCTGCAGCTTCCTTCATTGGTTTCGACTGTAAGGGACATGCTGCCGCAATCTCCAGCTCCTTTTCCGAGGTGCAGATCGAATGATTTTTGCAGTCATTTTCATCACTGACGCCTGAATCGGAGTCACAGCAGAGCTGCTCACTCGGCACATCCCCCCCTGCCTCGGTTTTCCCAGAAGAAGCACTCATCTTCGGACAGGAATTCAAACCATTCAACATCTTCCAACAGGTAGCGGGCGAAAAGCAGGAGACGTCCAAACTTTTCGAGTGTCGATTCTCATCCTTTCTGGTTAAGATAGCTTGGATGGAGAACGGAGTCAAGGTGTTACCACGAACAGCCATTTTTAACATATGATATTCTCCTCTAACTTTGAGAAAAGTTGttttctctccccttccctatGGAGTTACCGGTAGTATCCGTCCTTTCCCGGTGGGATGAGCCAGAAAGTCATCGCTTCTTCTTGGCGTTGTATCTGGGTGTTGGGGAAATTAACAGCAAAGCTCTCACTCGCCTCTTCCTCTCTTTCGTGTCATTGCTCCTTAAGATGATTGACAGCCGCACCACCAAAAGGCAGAATCCTATTGGGCCACCAGAAAGAGGCTTGTTGTTTCAGCGTGTCCCCATTGGTTGCTCGGTTTCATCCTTTGCAACAGGGATGTACAGAAAGGGGACTTTAAGGAGCTGCTGCACCTTGGGCTTGTAGTTTTGAAATGCTCTGGAAACCTGTATGTAGCAAAATACAGCAATTACGTTAAAAACAAACATTAATCTAGCCACACGCTGCTTTAGCTGCATTTTACCCGCTTCAAGGATCCTACACATATGCTTCATAGACTGCATATCACAACATACATTTGGAACATTTATAAGCATTTCCTaacaatcattgatgtatatttaaCAAGTTTATGAAAATCCATTTCAGTTGTACTAATGCCTAGTCATGTGCGTTTAGGCACGATTGTTCCCCATGTCGGCTATATATGCACATATTAGATCAACATATTGGATGGATATATTACTGTCATATCAATAGTAGGTACACGGTGGATAGATATATACACATATTAGACATGTTATTCATATAGACCTATGTTGGCGAGATAAACATGTATCATAGGCATATATAGATTGACATAAGGTTTTAATGGACATTAGAGAGACACACATAAACAAGTGGATAAACAACACTTATATAACTATAATAACATAATTGGGAAATAGAAGGAGAACCCCACGTGGAAACAAAGTTTTCTGATGTTTCAAGGCTGAATTCCAAAAGTACTTCATAAACCATGTTGGTCGACAAAAATGCAATTGACTTAATCACATCATTCAATGTCGGTGTTTGCAAGCTAACATATAAACATGTCCATTTTCGTGACAACCATAAagaacggggggaggggagggggcaaaaatacacagaaaaaaaaacacctgTAAGTATCCTTCATGAGCCGGGCTAGTCAAGGCATTAGGATTTGTGTTATTACAGGATAGGGGGTAAAAACAGAACAGCGTACACATTAAAAGGTAAGATAAACCGTTTTAGGCACAGCTTTGCTTCCTGAGTTTTGGCAGTCGAACTGGGTGGTCCCGTGTTCATTTCAACAGCTTAGCAAGCTCCGAATGCCTTCCTCTGACGCAGCTCCCAGCTCCTAACCAATAGGGAGTGGTCGGCCTGAGAAATGATATAAATTATAACGCGTTCGTTTGTTTGCACAGCAATGATGTTGCTAATTTATACCCAGCCCCACTCCGCAAAGCTGCCTCACTCAACCCTTCCCAGTATCTCTGAACCTTTTCACACCAATTTGTCTTAACACCAAGGCGTGCACtggttatatatatttatatatataaagtGCTACCTAGAAGCATTTGATGCATCAGGCATTTTATCTTCTTCTCTGAATGTGGAATATTATTTCTTGATAACATTGAAATTGTAAAGAATTGGATTTAAAAAGAACAGCGTAAAGTGGGCAATTTATATCATGTTTAAATTGTGGTCGAACTCGCTGTTAATCCTTTATCAAATGGAACTTGAgtttagacaaaaaaaaacaggcCGGGAAGGCTTTGTTAGGTCGGCTCTCATCACCTGTTACATTTGCAAACATCCAAATTGATTTGGCGTAAAAAGAAAGTGCGAGGATGAAACGAAAGACGGAAGCACACAGCTTGCTTAAGTGCTGAGCGCTCCACTTTCTGACATGCAGAAGTAAAAAGGCGTGACTGAGGGTCCTCCTTGAATGAGTAGATTGTGTGTCCGCTCCATGGTCAGAATCTCCCATTATTGCAAAGCAAAGGAAGCACGGGCCCTAGGTGATACAGTACAGGAGACATCACTCAATAACACAGAAACCTATCACCAATAAAACACTGCACAAAATGTCTCAATAATATTCGCATAAAGAGAAAACATGTAAAAATTGTACATACACTGTAACCATCACATACATCACAAATATCACACCATTGATGTGTTATTGTAACACCGAGCCCGCGCCAAGAACATCTAGGAACTGGAAAACTAACTTTCCTAGTGCGAACAGGGCCATATCCTTGAAGGTAGTTCTGATATTGCACTGCGGAATGAACGGGAAGATCACGAACGGGGAGATCATTGCAGCACATTTTGGCCAAACGTGTGTAAAGCGAAGCGGGTTGTGTTAAAGTCGCAACCTCGCCGTTTGTATTAAGCGGCATCTCCAAATTGGGCGAGGTTGGCAAGTCCCCCGTTTTTGTGGACACATCGCGGCAGACTGCTCTACAGACCGGCCTTCTTCTCACACAGCCCCTGGAAACTTACATGTGACATTGACAAAAGATCATGTGTCAGAGATAAGAAACATGGTCAATAAACTTGCTTTAGAAACACAACAGCCCAAGTCAACACTAAcattgtgatgcaaccagaactTGGTTGAACTTGGTCATCTATTTTCTGTATTTCTGAACGCGATGCAGCTTAATTCTCAACACCTACATCAGCGATGCACTTTTTTATTTTCAGGTGGCGCGGTATGGGTACATCAGCCACATGATCAGAGATAGACGGTGAGAATGGTTTGATCCTTGCCAATCTCCCAGCTCAGAAACTCCAATTACTTTGAGCTGCTTTCGCGCGCCATCTAGAGTCCCTAACCTTCATTATTTTTTCTAATCGGAAACGAACACTATTATTCATTATTTTGAAAGTAATTTTAACTTTACATTCGTGAAAATTAATAAAGTTCTGATTTCAATTTGATAACCCGTCTTCCAGCGCTTAAAAATCATAATTTAAGGCAGTCCACAAGAgtgttttaaaatataaaatgacGCTAAAAAAGAGAAAGAGTTCCCGTCTGAAAGACAAAAACATTGCAGAACCTGACGCGGGGTTAGGCACTCCGCGGCACTGTCACAATCTTAAATATAATAAAATTATTATTTCAATACATACTCATTGCGGGTGCCTGTCAATTACTCTCAGTTACCCTCCGTTATGCTTGAGACGCAGTAATTATAGAGAATCTGGAAACAGGTACTCTATACAGAATTGTACCCTTATGTAAACGCGGTGAAGTTGCGAAGCAGTGACACCATAAACAGGAACAATGGGGCTTTCTGACTCTCCCATTCATGATAACACTGCCGCAGAATTTCACCATTGTCTATAAGGGAAGAATTCTGCACAGAATCTCTCCTCCCAGGCTTCTTCTAGGCTGCAGCTTTAAAGTAGGATAACAAAGGATGACTTAGAACATTCCAGGTAATGTTACGACAGGGTAAACGGCACTGTAAATAAACGCTGACATTTTATGTAGCGAATAATAAGTATATGATGTTCTCATAGTTTCATCTGGTTTTCATTGCAGAGGTGACATTTGATAAGAGATTCTTAGAAGACATAGGCCACAAAATTTGGTCATGTGGGGTGGCCATATTTTCGACCCGACAGGTGTCATTATGGGTCCAAATGTATCCATGATATCTGCGCGCCTGTGGTGCTGACGAAGCTGGATGGAATTTTAGTGAGGTCGTTAGTGTGGAAAGTGGCAGAtgagttaaataaatactttgcgtcagtcttcccagtggaagacactaataacattccaaaatACGAAATAATCAAGGGGTAAAAGGGGGGAGGGAAAAAGTATGATTATCACTAGAGAAAAAGTGCTAGGGAAACTAATGAGGTTAATgggttgcatcccaggatactaaaggaagtagctacagagatagtggatgcagtggatgcccagttctggtcgccacactaccagaaggacgtggaggcttttgagagagtgcagaggaggtttaccaggatgttgcctggtatggaggggcttagttgtgaggagagattgggtaaactgaggttgttctcactggaaagacggaggatgaggggtgacctaatagaggtgtataaaattatgaaaggcatagatagggtgaacgctgggaagctttttcccaggtcggtcgtgacgttcacgaggggtcataggttcaaggtgagggggggggaggtttaacatggatatcagaaggacgtattttacgcagagggtggtcggggcctggaatgcgctgccgggcaaggtagtggaggcggacacactgggaacgtttaagacttatctagatagccacatgaacggagtgggaatggagggatacaaaagaatggtctagtttggaccagggagcagcgcgggcttggagggccgaagggcctgttcctgtgctgtattgttctttgttctttgttctaatcttcCAAGAATTCTTAAATTCTGTAAAAGtcgcagaggattggaaaattgccaATATAacaacacccttattcaaaaagggagagagacaaaaacagagAGCTATAGGGCAGTTAGTCATTGGAAAAATATTtgaatccattataaaggatgtaagagCAGAGCATTTAAAAATGCATAATGTAATCAAGCAGAATTAGCatgcttcatgaaggggaaatcatgcctgacaaatttctttgaggtggtaataagcaggatagataaagaggagccagtagatgtaatatacttggagttCCAAAAAGTGTTTGATGAGGTATCACATGAAAGGCTACTAAATAAGATAAAAGCTCATGttgttgggggtagtatattagcatggatagaggactaaCTAATTGGTAGAAGACAGAGAATTATAGATtccgcacagtgcagaaggaggccattcaacccatcaagcctgcactgacaacaatcccacccaggccctattcccattagactacatatttattctgctaatccccctgatactaaggggcaatttagcatggccaatccacctaacctgcatatctttggactgtgggaggaaaccggagcacctgcaggaaacccacgcagacacggggagaagatgcaaactccacacacagacagtcacctgaggccggaattgaacccggtccctggcgctgtgaggcagcagtgctaaccactgtgccaccgtgccacccaagagtTGGtatgaggggcattttcaggatggcaacctatgactagtggagtgccacagggatcagttctagggccacaattatttatgaGGGAAGTGattgtactattgccaagtttgtggatggcacaaaaatagttgggaaggcaagtggtgaggatgacataaaaagtctacagagggatataggttaagtgaatgggcaaaaacttggtagatggaatataatgtaggaaagtgtgaagttatgcactttggtaggaagaatgaaagagctgaatatcatttaaatggagaaagactacaGAAAATTgtggcacagagggatctggggggtcctcgtgcatatgtcacaaaaagctagcatgcaagttcagcaggtaatagggaaggcaaatggaatgttggcctttatttcaaagggaatggagtataaaaatagggaagtcttcctaaaactgtacaaaacactggttagaccatacctggaatactgtgaacagtataTAAGGAAATATATACTGATATTGGAGCCAAACAAGAGAATGTTCGCAAGGTTGATGCAGgtatggaggaattttcttatgaggaaaggttgagtagtttgggcctgtactcatttatgtttagaaaaatgagaggcaaccttattgaagcatataaaattctcagggggattgacagggtagatgcttagAAGTTGTTCCGccctgtgggagagtctaggaccaaaggATATAATCTCATAGTAAGGGGTTCCccatttaaaacagggatgaggaggaaatttTCCTCTCTGAGattagtgaatctatggaatcctttaccacagaaggctgtggaggctgggttgttaattATCTTCAAGGTTgaaatagatttttaatcagtcaaggaatcaagggttatggggatcaggtgggaaagtggattatcatatcagatcactgatgaatggcacagcagacgcgatgagctgagtggcctaattctgctcctacatcttatgtccATATGGAGAGTAGTGAAAATAGATTCAATTGAGACCTGCAAATGTGAGCTAGATAGTTATCTGATGACTAACAAGTTGCAAAGCCTTGGGAAAAGATGGGGCAGTGGGACCAGCTGAGTTCCTTCACtgagctagcacagacacaatgggctgaatatgctccttctgtgctacaaccattctatgattgtatgattaaaCATGTGATGGTGAGTTGGAACAACGAATGTCAAACATAAGTAATAactaatggagattgttggtaggtgagtggtgcattgttTTGGTGCATTGAACAGAGTGTGAGTCTACTGGGACAGTTGGTGGAATGTGGTACTTtatgatgcattcactgaccttgagcaGTCATGCAATATCATTGAACTTGTTGCGGCACTACACCCAAGCCCATGGAGTTAGGTTACTAGTATTGACCACAATGCCTATCTGCTCCCTCTGCCTTTTGAGCATTTGTTTGGAGAGTCCCCTCCTCTAGTGGCATAGTTGCTCTTCTTGTATGTCAGACACATTTCCCCAGCAACTCCCAGCATCTGCTCCAATCGAAATTTAAGAGGTGAGGCTGGCTGGTTTGAACTTGtgctaatctctcctcatttgtgCCCCTGCTCTGGCATGCAGtcactccaggttaaagtcatctccacatcatgcagtcACTCAACAGTGCACTTAGCACTGGCTGCATAATTTAAATGCGGAGACAGCACAAATGTTGCATATTGCCTGCATCATAactattgagtacaagagtgatCATATATCATGATTCCTATGGTTGTTTCTGGGCCTTATTGAATATTGCAATTATAAAATCATCAGCTTTTATCAGATTGTTTAATTTATGATTGGCGGATAGAACTTGAAAGTGAGCACACAAAGTAATAAGTCTCTGAAGCAAGACTAGAGACTGGAAGAACTTTTCCCCTTTCACACTTCCAGATGGGTAGGCATGCAGAATAAACTTTCGACAAAAGCAATTAATACTAGCAATTATACCTTTGAAACATAATCAGATAAAAGATTGTATATCAATATGTGTAGAGCTAAAAGACCAAATTCTTTGTGGAACAAGTGAGTCTCTATGTACTGTGATCAATGAAATGTCAGCTGAGGAATGCAACAGTCAGAGTTGAATAATGCAGATTGTAATGTTAGATTGATAAACTGGAGTTTGGTTAGATTATGTTAGAAGGTAGACAGAGATATCATAGAGATTGATATTTTTACAAACCTGGCCTGGGGTTATTAGTCTCTTTCAATTGTTTGGATAGTTGTGGAGCACATAATTGCAAATTGTACAGAATGTCTGTTGACAccgctgtcccagtcaatgagTTGAAGTGGTGCAAAATTTAAAGCAGTACTCACAGCAAACAATGTACCCAGCAAAGAAACTATTTATTCAGCAGCATCTGTTTAAATAGCACACTATAGCAAactgtctacagagtctatttatgaAAGGCATGGGCATGATAAACCAAGTATGGTCTTTGTTCATTCCATATTTTCTTATATTTCTTTCTTGGTTCTCAGATAAtgaaaatgaaatatattttaattcaAACTTTTCAAGTTAGATAGTTGCTGCCATATCTTCAATTTATCACAAATAAAATATAAATATGATAAAAGGACTTACCAGAAGATAGTCAGGAGCAGCTGGGACAGACCTAGAAGAGAATGGTTAGAACTGTGGAGAGGATAAATTGGGCTCGGGACTTTGTATTTACTAGAGATTCAGGGGTAACTGGAGCTCACTGGAATTTGTGAAATAAATGGAAGAAATCAAACTGTGACATCACAAGAAAGTTGTGATTTGATTGGCTGGTGAGTATGACTGCTTAGGGTCAGAGTATAAACAACTGGGAGATGGCAACATCAAATTTTTTAAGTTCAGTTATAAATATCCAAATTTTAGAGTGTACATCCTGTGCTAAGTGGGAACTCCAAGGCACTTTCTTTGTGCAAGAAGTGTAATCAAACTCCAGGTTTCAAAACTTGAGCAGCATTTGGTACCACTACATGCctccttgaacaaagaacaaagaacaatacagcacaggaacaggcccttcggcactccaagcccgtgccactccctggtccaaactagaccattcttttgtatccctccattcccactccgttcatatggctatctagataagtcttaaacgttcccagtgtgtccgcctccaccaccttgcctggcagtgcattccaggcccccgccaccctctgtgtaaaatatgtccttctgatatctgtgttaaacttcccccccttcaccttgaacctatgacccctcgtgaacgtcaccactgacctagggaaaagcttcccagcgttcaccctatctatgcctttcataattttatacacccctattaagtctcccctcatcccccgtctttccagggagaacaaccccagtttacccaatctctcctcataactaagcccctccataccaggcaacatcctggtaaacctcctctgtactctctccaaagcctccacgtccttctggtagtgtggcgaccagaactggacgcagtattccaaatgcggccgaaccaacgttctat includes:
- the nkx3-2 gene encoding homeobox protein Nkx-3.2; its protein translation is MLKMAVRGNTLTPFSIQAILTRKDENRHSKSLDVSCFSPATCWKMLNGLNSCPKMSASSGKTEAGGDVPSEQLCCDSDSGVSDENDCKNHSICTSEKELEIAAACPLQSKPMKEAAGSLSEETERSDAQDYLCNGGMSEHLSAPSLVEEDCKSDQSPDQPKQRKKRSRAAFSHAQVFELERRFNHQRYLSGPERADLAASLKLTETQVKIWFQNRRYKTKRRQLAADLMASAPAAKKVAVKVLIRDDQRQYNPGELLRPSLLSLQPSYQYYPFTYCLPAWAVAACTGTQ